aatcattaaaagaaaaaaaaaatcaaatgatcAGTGTTGTGGTGGTGGCTGTAAATTAATCCAACTGCTGTGGATCGAAGGACATTAGCTGAGGAGGTGGTCTGATCCGTCCTGAGGGCATACTGCATTCTTGCAGCTCAGGAATGCAACATGCACCCTCAACCCTAATACCAACTGATTGGGAGACCTGTACTTCtgcatgtgttaaaaaaaatacgaGATTTGAATACAAGGCCTTAATAGGGtcatattttcttattttcacttGACGGAGGTATGAGGCACACGCACAGTCTCAATGTCGCTGGCCACATCATGTCATATAGTGTTGAAAGGCCAAAACACCCAACTgcctgaagaaaaagaagttgcTCACAAAACACACTACCTACTGGCACAATAGATGATTAAACTAGTATTTACAGAGTAAAATACCATTATACATCAGACTTTCAAgaccatatttatttttaagataatTGTATAGTTTGCTTTTGATATTTTGTTTGGGCTTAATTATATAGTTAAATTAAAAGATCATAATATCACCTcatgcaaagaaacaaagttaAGGCATGCAAACACTGTCCATCACATGACAATAACAGTACtagaaaatgtttattaacaTTCAACTCACTGTCTGAGAACTAAACGTCGGGCTATGGTTCTCTGTGTGAAGGTGTAGAAACGAGCCAGCTCTACATTTTCTGGATTTTGAGATACAACACAGTGAGCAGCCTGTGGAGATAAAACATGAGGAATTCGTTAAATCATACTGAGAGAGAAGGCTAACACGTTAGCTTAGCTATGTGATTACCACGTAACTTAAACGTTGCGCTTGCTCGCCTTACCTGGTACAGAAAGTTTAATCTTTGATATGCGTCTTTGTCTTTCAGTGGTTGTCCCATTATGGAGGTTAGAAAGACCCAGTACTTTTCTCCTTTATTATAATGACTTCACTAACTGAGTAACAATAGCTTTAGCTTTGTAGAAAAAAGTTACACTTCCGGGTCAATCCTTCGAAGTAAAAGCGAAACAAGACTGGCGACACACTACGTCAAAATAAAGATTATTGAAGTTGCTGCGATCAAGCAATCCGACACTCGTTTCTTCGTGGTCAAACTCACTGACGCTGGATTGTAACGCTCTCCTTACAAAGGCTTTTAGGGCAAATGCTGTGATTCAATTCAAACGTGGACTCAccgttttattctgaaaaccgGGTGTTAATTTCCTTCCAGATCACAGGCACTTTACCGTAAAAGTCTTTGTAAGGAGGGCGTTAAAATTCAGTTCAGTCACACATTTATATCAAACTTTCCCTTTAACAAGCCATTTGAGCAACAAAAATGgcattaaaaacactgtttgaaAGACTATAAAGCATTACATTATGCTGGGCCTTTGTCTGGTTATTAAGGTTTTCCTCTTATTGACCACCAAAAAGTTGATGAAAGTGTACACTATTCACTGTCAcacccaaaacacaaaacaaagaatagCTGCATTTATTTTAAGGGCAAACAATGTTGTTAGTCATCCAGATtaggaaaaagaaacagtcaACAAATTGGCTTTACCAGCTTTTGACAGCTAACCTCTACGATATGGCCACAATTTTTTCTCTGTCAGACTAATTATTAAGTACACAATATACACATGATAAGAGCACATTTGTTTAGTCCAGAaggacacagagggacagagttcAACATACAATACTTActtttaataacaacaatagagAAAGTATAAACCCTGTCAATCTAACAATTTAATTTGCCTGTAAGGTGCAGCTCTGATAACAAGAGTCTAATGATACAGGGGGTAAGAACTGGTACAGTAGGTCTGTCAGAgaacaacacaatcacagcacagtcatAATGACAAACGTGCTGAAATGTTTCCTATaaaatgtgtgacagaaaatgtccataAACACTGGTCGACGTGGAAATAGCAAGAGTGTTCAATGAATGAGACCATTACAAAACAAGAAGGGGGGAAATATGAAATTCAAGTATCAAAATAACTAAGACACCAACAAGCTGAAAAGGTGAAATTACAAAAGGTAGTAAAAATCATGGGGaaaggagacacagacacaatcaACAATACATTAGGCAACATTTTGCATTTAAGGCAGTTgattaaaaaactaaactgaactagGCATCTTCTTCATTCCAAGTTAAATACAAGCCTAGCCCTAACTTTTCACCTGGAGATTCATTGTACAAAACAACTACGACTGACTCTGAAACTAAGCACTTTAGTTTGACTTGTCTTCTGACAACTGAGAGAGAATAGAGTTCATATGGACAGCGGTGGAAGTTGTGCTCTATATTTTTGGTCTTCTTCACAGTGAGGTTTGTCAGGGCTTATAAGGCTGGTGCATCAAGAGTGGCAAGTCACTCGCAGCCTATTGTCTGGCACAAAATCTAAATGGTTGGCACATATCTGTGCACAGCATAGGAAGGTAGGGTAGCTAGTTTCTTCAGCTAACGATTGCCCTTCATGGCCTCCTTGGCTGCCAGGATGAGAGGTGTGAGGCTGGAGAGTGGCTTTGCCAGCTTCAGGAACGGATGCTACACGGATGAAAATCATcaaagaaaatatatcattattattaaattaaaccaAATGTGAAATTTAACTAACCAATGATatattaaatgaaaaagaaatccaGTAAGAGAAAAAGTAACCTGCAACAACTCTTTGCCTCCACCTCGTTTCTCTACATCCATTTCCAGGCAACGGTTGAGAAAATCTCTGAAAACTGGAGACAGCTTTTCTGGGTTTTGAAGCTCCGGGGTGCCGTTCGTGGCAATCAGGTATAACGCCTACCAAAGATGAagacatgagaaaaaaagagggaaaacaaagagcTGTAAAAtcaagtaaatgtaaataacacacttcaaaaatgaaaatatcttAAAGTCTGATCTTAGTGGGACACAAATTGAAGTTGACCAAGAAAATATTAACCTCTTAATAATCTTTTATTCTCCTACTAAAGccaacaacatacagtataatatcataatatcaCTGATTGTAACTGGTCTCAAAAAATAGGCAAACAAATGTGTTCCCATCAAAGAGACACAATTTGTAAAATGCAATACAGACTAACAGCAGGTTGTCCAACACAGAGTTTGTGGAGTCTGCAACATCTTAAATTACCACTTACCCAGTGTGATACTATAGTTAACAAAAATAACAGTGTTTGTGACAGGTGTGATGcaacaaacatattttatcGCCTATTAGACACACATCATGGGATCAACACTGTCTTCATTTTAGTTTGCACAATCacgtaaaaacaacattttatttaacacacacacacacacacatatatatacacatattcatatatatatgttatatatattcatatatgtatatataaaggttttgtgtgtttatatatatacatatacgcatatatacatatatgtgtgtgtgtatatatatatatataaatatatatacacatatatataaaaacacacaaaacctttGGTTGAGTGTAGGAAATTAACATTGTTAATTGCGTTTGTGATGTTGGACTATATAAACAAAATTAACTTGACAACAGCAAGAGACATAAAAATGCTCTCCACTCACTCTTAGTGGGTTCTCATTCAGGTAAGGAGGCTCTCCTTCAACCATCTCAATAGCCATAATACCCAGTGACCAAATGTCAACTTTAGGCCCATAAGCCTTCCTGGTCACCACCTCGGGAGCCATCCAGTACGGCGTGCCTACCATGGTGCTGCGTTTGCTCTGCTCTGGAGTGATCTGAGCACAGAAGCCAAAATCGGCtgtggaggagacagagaagaaCAGATACATATTAACGGTGAAAGGAGACATGTCACTGTAGGTTTATCGGGCCCATTAATAATGGCTGCACATGACTTACTCAACTTAACGGAGCCATCCATTCCGAGTAACACATTGTCACTTTTAATGTCTCTGTGAATAACTTGGTTAGCATGTAGGAACTCCAATGCTTGTAAACACTGCAGATATAGAGACAAATAGGAGGATGAAGGGTTAgatactttaaaatataaatgttgtgGGAGTTTCATTATATGATTTTCATCCTGTAAAGAGTGGCATTTACCTCTCGGCAGACAGCAGCTATCTGGGCCTCATCCATACAGGTTTCTGTCACCACATCTGTCAACGAGCCACCAGCCAGATACTCCATCACCACAAACAGCTCCTCCCCCATCAGGAAACTGAAATACACATGGGGACATATGTTGTCAGAACACGCAAGAAGGTCACTCCACATCAGATACCACCTTTGCTCTGACAGCAGGTTTGCTTTTTACTCTTACCTGTCTAAAAAGTTGACAATGTTAGGATTCTTTAACTCCTTCATCACTAGAATCTCATTGATGATCAGCTCCTTCTTTGGTTGCTTTTGCAGGTTTATCTGTTTAATAGCAACCTGTGGACAGGCAATATGAGACAACACATATTTAGAATAACtacatttaataaacattaaGTTAACTACTCCATGTTCCATATGTTATTTGTTCATGGGAGTTAGATCCACTACTACACAGTTTCCCTGGTTGGTGTCCTCTCCTCAACCACTGCTCCTTACCTCCTGTCCAGTGGCAACATCAATGGCTGTGAACACTGTTCCTGATGCTCTGTAAGGAGATGACCAGTTTAGTTTGAagtgcacatacacaaacagtcCTCAGTGCTTCAATTTATGATACAAATGTAATCCCTTTATCGTATTATTCATACTGCATGTGGCTGTGCTCAGTTTTGTTGTATAATAAGAATAACTGTATCTGTcatgaagagagagaacatCAGAGTCTTGTTAAAGTATCggttttcatttaaacagacaCTGATGATGCTAGAAAACCTTTATCTCACAGATGGACTTAATATGGCTCTAAATTCCAGTTTTACTAGAATTGAGTTAACTCACTTTTTTTGCTTCATGAATGTGTTCAATTTTGACATGAAAGATtttaactgttgtgtttttctattgtgtATATAAACTTGTAAATAAACACGGTCCCTACCACAGGTTAATGCATATGTAAAAATGGTGGATGTGCACTCACCCCTGTCCAATCTTTTCATATCTGGTGTATTTCTTCTTGGGATCTCCAATGCTGACGATAGTTCCTATGAGACACAAACATATCACAAGGAGAATATGAGGAAAAGACACATGAACATgatagaaagtataaaaacagcTAAAGTGCTGTGTCAGTGTATTTATAAGATTAATGCAGTTTACTGAGTTTGTCCATTATCTCCTCATCAGAcatttttcccttctttttctgtctgtccgTAGCCTTGGAGGCAACATCTCCGTCTGTACATGTGCTTGGAGCAGGGATGGGATCAATGACAGAGCGAGTATACACCTGCACAAGAAACCAAAAACAGTAAGTTCAGTTACCACATACAACACATATGATGTTCAAAGACTGAACAGTGATTCCCAAAACATGTGTATTACGAGGTCACTTACACTCTTTGTGTGTTCTGGTCGTGGTGCcacaacaggaggaggagcttcatcatcatcatcatcatcatcaatgtgTTTTATAATAGGAGATGAGGGTGCGGTGCCTTTTTTGACAGGCTAATTCAAAATGGGGAAAGTACCCTTCATAAGACACAATTGTATAAAAGATTGTGTGCTTGCAAAAGTCGTGGAATACTTACAGACTGAGGCCCTGGAGTGAATGATTCTTTTTCTGTGAATGAAACAAAgagacatcatttaaaaaaaaaacaaaaaacatgtaaaacacacattatgtgATGTCAAAGAATTTTTCagagcaaacacactcacaattGCACGATTGTCTGTTCAGTCCTTTACAGTAATATTGATCAAATACCACTTGACAATGGGATCAAACTTGAGCAATAATTAACTTTTATCAACAAAACAGAATTTTTGGAGGGACAAACTAGCAATTTGGCATGACCAAGATTTTgaattttaaccacttaacaccATATCATAACACAAAAGAGTTAACCAAAGAGAACTTAAATACACTTGTAAATTTCTCTTACCAGAAGATGAGAAGCTGAGGTACTTCTGACGACCGTTGCCTGTGGAGTCATAGAACTTAAGAACATCAAGCACAGCCTGTGGgtttttcttctgctctgaCTTGGTGATGTTTGAGGTCTGGAGTAGTCGAGCCCACTGCTCTGGCATTCCCTGTGTGTCGAAAATGTGTGACGTAAAACGTTTATTTTAGTCAAGCTGGagttagtggaaaaaaaatgcacagaacAGCCCAACAGTGAAAACTCACAGTAAACTCCCCTGTGACAGCATCAAATCCAACATGTATGGTATGTTCAAAATCTGAAGGTGGAGAGATCTCTGGTcgctctttgtctctgtctttctttctgccaCCTGGAAGTAAACAAATCCTTATAGAGATTACAGATGACAAACCATTTTCTGATAACAGTGGGATAACTTTGTGTGAGATATAGTTTTTCTTTATGGTGCCAAAGTGTAGGTCTCACCTTTTTCAGCTCCAGAGAAGATTGAGATGATCTTGTTGCGAGGTTTCCTCTCTTCTGGCACAGAAGGCAGTGGCTTAGAGCTGTGGTTGGCTGAGAGTGAGTCTTTGCCAGAGCTGGTGCTAAAGATCGTACTGCTCATTCTGACTGGAGGGGCAGGGGGTTTATCCTCGGGGTCTCCATTATCACACATTGCTATGAGGTTGTTGAACCTTACAGAGCTAACTGGGCGGGGGGAACACAACAGGCAAGGATAAAGAAGGTGGCAAACAAAGAGGGAGTGAGGAAGCGCTCACATTAGCAGGAGGCACGGGTGTGCTCATGCACTTTGAGAGGGTGTGCCGAAAATGACAGCAGAAGAGACAGAAAGCACCAGGCTGTACCTGAAAGACACAGTAATAATATCTTAAAGGTCACAAATACAATGTTGACATGATAATTGGCACACTATCTGAAATGTTCTCATCTCTCACAGGTAGAACTAAATATTCAAAATTGCTGCACAAACTGACTATTCTGTTCTCATTAAGTGAAAAGGAGTGTgaatagggctgaacgatttggGGAAATATCTAATCACATTTTTCTGACAGTGTCCAagatgtatgtatttaatttttaattgtaCAGAACAATCAAAAgctataataaataaaatgtggcCTAAGTAAGTTgcactttttgttgtttacaattgtaattttgattttgaaaacTATTCACGGTTGTACCCTGACTTATTTGAAGTCATGATATGGAATATTCTAACCCATGTTTACCTTTTTATTACTCAGAgcttcaaatattttttttaattcatcattAAGAATGTCCTACAAACATGATAAGTTGCCATGCAACATTTAACCCCTTGAAGAGTATTAAACTGACTAAACAAATCATCTTCCAATATGTCCCTGGCTATGTTCCTCTTCCTGAGCCAAGATTATGTTAAAAGGAAATTTAATACAAGTGCAAGAATACCACcctcaacaaaaacatttccttaAAGTAACTTGATGGCTTCATTAAACAGGATAACCAGCTTAGGTTAATAGATCTTGCACAACTATGAAGCCTGTTCTCTGAAAGTGTCACATCAcgcgttttattttgaattgttCATATCCCCTGACCTTTTCTATCTGTATGTATTCGTGtctcttttttatgtttatgtatctgtacgtatgtatgtatgtatgtatatgaacacattgtttatatataaacataggAACTAATCTTGAAGATGTATgtgtgatttattctgtgtactGACGTATGCTTAGTCTAGGTGTCTGTAAATATAGCTAATGAATTGGGTGACAGCAGAGACTACAGCGTTTATAAGTCAAAGGAGTGCGAGCGGAACGAAATCAGTAGACAGTACAGCATATTAAAAACAACCATTTTAAACCATCTGTGACTGTAGTACTAATATGAGAAATGTTGACAGCTGTATTGTTGCTCTGTAGTTTCTAATGTCGCTAATCGTGTCTGGATAAGAATGGGAGCTTTAgttgaataaaacaacaataaatgttgCTCTACTACCGGTACAGAAATGGAAAGCTAACATGTCAAAGTCTCACACTAAGGCAAACATTTTAGCCGAACCTTCCACAGAACTGCAGATCTATCTTGAAGTATTCTCTGAAGTGCCTCTCAAATCAACAACAGGGGCGGCCAGCAAGCTAAAGTGCTAGCATTGAGGACTGTACTCTGACAAGTGTGCTAGCATTAAGCTAATGCTAGCAAAGGCTACAACAGCGTTTCGTATTAAATGGGAGTTTTGTGGCTCAGCTAACGTTAACTATGATGATGGCTTACGTTTATATCTTCACCCTTGATAAAACGAGCACCGCAGATACACTAAACGGAGACGAAACTAGTAGCAAAACAGCAAAGGAGCTAGCTAGTACAgatgtgtttctgtgcatgCTAATGAAGGAGCAGCGGAGCTCACCGGAGATTCCAAACCAGCAGCCAAACTTGAGTAGAACTTGACTCCCGGACGATCCTCCAAACTGTTTCCAAAAAGTCCGTAAATCCGTTAAAAGTAGTTCCTCTTGGTCGCGGGGGCCTTACGGTTCCCACCGCATACAAATAAACGAGTAAAATCACCACTTTAGCTATTTACAATTCAACTTTTCTTGCAATCTTTTCGACCACTGGATAATTCCGCTATGGCGAAGGGGAAGCGGAACTAGCGACCCAGCC
The genomic region above belongs to Solea senegalensis isolate Sse05_10M unplaced genomic scaffold, IFAPA_SoseM_1 scf7180000014938, whole genome shotgun sequence and contains:
- the pak2b gene encoding serine/threonine-protein kinase PAK 2b: MCDNGDPEDKPPAPPVRMSSTIFSTSSGKDSLSANHSSKPLPSVPEERKPRNKIISIFSGAEKGGRKKDRDKERPEISPPSDFEHTIHVGFDAVTGEFTGMPEQWARLLQTSNITKSEQKKNPQAVLDVLKFYDSTGNGRQKYLSFSSSEKESFTPGPQSPVKKGTAPSSPIIKHIDDDDDDDEAPPPVVAPRPEHTKSVYTRSVIDPIPAPSTCTDGDVASKATDRQKKKGKMSDEEIMDKLRTIVSIGDPKKKYTRYEKIGQGASGTVFTAIDVATGQEVAIKQINLQKQPKKELIINEILVMKELKNPNIVNFLDSFLMGEELFVVMEYLAGGSLTDVVTETCMDEAQIAAVCRECLQALEFLHANQVIHRDIKSDNVLLGMDGSVKLTDFGFCAQITPEQSKRSTMVGTPYWMAPEVVTRKAYGPKVDIWSLGIMAIEMVEGEPPYLNENPLRALYLIATNGTPELQNPEKLSPVFRDFLNRCLEMDVEKRGGGKELLQHPFLKLAKPLSSLTPLILAAKEAMKGNR